A single region of the Salipaludibacillus sp. LMS25 genome encodes:
- a CDS encoding glycoside hydrolase family 3 C-terminal domain-containing protein, producing MTNHRTYPFQQSELALEERVEDIVKRLTLDEKVASLVQYQPAIPRLGIKAWKQGTEAAHGVAWLGEATVFPQSIGLSYTWDSHLLKQIGDVISDEARVYYEKNPEQHGLTLWAPTVDMARDPRWGRTEEAYGEDPVLTGRLTTALVKGMQGDHPLYLKTVATLKHFLANNNEKDREKCSASIDPRNLYDYYLQAFKPAFVERKAGSLMTAYNAINGTPAPLHPLLEEVVKGEWELDGFIVSDAGDVLGLVHDHGYFATYAEAVAAAIKSGIDSITDETEQTIEAIKEALSLGLLNEADMDHALKNAFRIRFRLGEFDENHPYVTIPSSKLLAYEHKQLAYEAAQKQIVLLKNDGILPLEKETFETLAVIGPLANESHIDWYSGTPAYKTTPLEGLEKTFNKKDVTFHHGHSLIRLKASETNQYICLNKAEDDMLTASEKEPHKAEVFELMDWGWGNYTLKSTTNGKYVTVGEKGLTATATEAKGWFVKEQLTFETSDREDVWKIKAWDGQVIALTHNDRLTVHAATVPKRRQEFQLEVIEDGITAAVETAKHADTAVVVLGNNPYINGKECIDRQDICLPPGQERLLQAVSKVNSRTVLILVSSYPYAVTWAQNHLPAMVHTSHAGPDLGEALGDVLSGDFNPAGRLSMTWYRSIHQLPDMMDYDIIKGKRTYQYFDGDVLYPFGHGLSYSSFSYDDIKLDKSHAEGDDSISVTVTVGNEGTISGDEVVQLYVKKVDDSRVVRPLKTLKNFKRVHVESGKKEHITFDLKITDLAVWDVTRERYCVENGTYILMVGPSSAETPLTATLHVAGETIPPRQFMTDVPAYNYDDYENMYLTEGDGIGHYCVRTQGEAGWIAFKQTAVTSENSLLNMAIFSHGSTGKLILKADGAHVGETIVPPLPDWQTITIPVNLKPDHYTLVLELQGDISVSTIQLV from the coding sequence GTGACGAACCATAGAACGTACCCATTTCAACAGTCGGAATTGGCCCTTGAAGAACGGGTAGAAGATATCGTAAAGCGATTAACACTAGACGAAAAAGTGGCTTCCCTGGTCCAGTATCAGCCGGCAATCCCCCGCCTTGGTATTAAAGCATGGAAACAAGGAACAGAAGCTGCCCATGGGGTGGCATGGCTTGGTGAAGCAACCGTTTTTCCACAAAGTATTGGTTTGTCTTATACGTGGGATTCTCACCTTTTAAAGCAAATCGGGGACGTCATTAGCGATGAAGCAAGGGTCTACTATGAGAAAAATCCTGAGCAACATGGCCTGACATTGTGGGCGCCTACCGTAGATATGGCAAGAGATCCGAGGTGGGGAAGAACCGAAGAAGCGTATGGCGAAGATCCAGTACTAACAGGTCGATTAACGACAGCACTCGTTAAAGGGATGCAGGGCGATCACCCATTATATCTGAAAACAGTGGCGACCCTTAAACACTTTCTCGCTAATAACAATGAAAAGGATCGGGAAAAATGCTCGGCAAGTATTGATCCACGTAATTTGTACGATTATTATTTGCAAGCATTTAAACCGGCGTTTGTTGAGAGAAAAGCAGGCTCACTTATGACGGCCTATAACGCTATTAATGGCACCCCTGCACCGCTACATCCATTATTAGAAGAAGTGGTAAAAGGGGAGTGGGAGCTCGATGGCTTTATTGTCAGTGATGCAGGGGATGTTTTAGGTCTTGTACATGACCATGGTTATTTTGCCACGTATGCCGAGGCAGTGGCAGCGGCGATTAAAAGCGGGATTGATAGTATTACAGACGAAACAGAACAAACGATAGAAGCGATCAAAGAAGCACTAAGTTTAGGTCTCCTTAATGAAGCAGATATGGACCATGCGTTAAAAAATGCGTTTCGCATCCGTTTTCGCTTAGGCGAATTTGATGAGAACCATCCTTATGTCACTATTCCATCATCAAAACTACTTGCCTATGAACATAAGCAGTTGGCCTATGAAGCAGCACAAAAACAAATCGTACTATTAAAAAATGACGGTATTTTACCTTTAGAGAAAGAGACGTTTGAGACATTGGCAGTGATTGGACCACTTGCAAATGAGAGTCATATCGATTGGTACAGTGGGACACCGGCCTATAAAACGACACCGCTAGAAGGACTGGAGAAAACGTTTAATAAAAAAGATGTGACGTTCCATCATGGACACTCCCTTATTCGTTTAAAAGCAAGTGAAACAAATCAGTATATTTGTCTTAACAAGGCAGAGGATGATATGTTGACTGCCAGTGAGAAGGAGCCTCATAAAGCAGAAGTGTTTGAGTTGATGGATTGGGGCTGGGGGAATTATACATTAAAATCCACGACTAACGGAAAATACGTCACAGTAGGCGAAAAAGGTTTGACAGCTACAGCCACTGAAGCAAAAGGCTGGTTTGTAAAAGAACAACTGACATTTGAAACAAGTGACCGTGAAGATGTGTGGAAAATAAAAGCATGGGATGGACAGGTCATCGCACTTACTCATAACGATCGCTTGACAGTTCATGCGGCGACAGTACCTAAAAGGAGGCAAGAATTTCAGCTGGAAGTGATCGAGGATGGTATCACGGCTGCTGTAGAGACTGCGAAGCATGCGGACACAGCTGTCGTTGTCCTTGGGAATAATCCATATATTAATGGAAAAGAATGCATTGACCGTCAAGATATTTGTCTCCCACCTGGGCAAGAGAGACTTCTTCAAGCAGTTAGTAAGGTGAATTCAAGAACAGTTCTTATTCTTGTCAGCAGTTATCCTTATGCCGTCACTTGGGCACAAAACCATCTTCCTGCCATGGTTCATACTTCTCACGCTGGCCCCGATTTAGGTGAAGCTCTAGGAGATGTGTTATCCGGTGACTTTAATCCAGCAGGAAGATTAAGCATGACATGGTATCGCTCGATTCATCAACTTCCAGACATGATGGATTACGATATTATTAAAGGAAAACGCACGTATCAATATTTTGATGGAGACGTTCTCTATCCCTTCGGACACGGTTTAAGCTATAGTAGCTTTAGTTATGATGACATAAAGCTTGATAAATCCCATGCTGAAGGCGATGACAGTATTAGTGTCACAGTGACGGTGGGGAATGAAGGGACTATCTCAGGGGATGAAGTGGTCCAATTATATGTGAAAAAAGTAGATGATTCTCGTGTTGTTCGTCCATTAAAAACGCTTAAAAACTTTAAACGTGTCCACGTAGAGTCAGGAAAAAAAGAGCACATCACTTTTGACTTGAAAATAACTGATTTAGCTGTTTGGGATGTGACGAGAGAACGATATTGTGTTGAAAACGGGACATATATACTTATGGTAGGTCCTTCCTCAGCTGAGACACCATTGACTGCTACACTACATGTCGCAGGTGAGACGATTCCACCGAGGCAGTTCATGACAGATGTACCTGCTTATAATTACGATGATTATGAAAATATGTATTTAACAGAGGGAGACGGGATTGGACACTACTGTGTAAGAACACAAGGTGAGGCAGGTTGGATTGCTTTTAAACAGACAGCTGTTACGTCGGAAAATTCGTTACTGAACATGGCTATTTTTAGTCATGGGTCCACAGGTAAACTGATACTCAAGGCAGACGGTGCACACGTAGGAGAAACTATTGTGCCGCCGTTACCTGATTGGCAAACGATCACGATTCCAGTCAATCTGAAGCCTGATCATTACACGCTCGTTTTGGAGCTGCAAGGTGATATATCTGTTAGCACGATACAACTCGTTTAG
- a CDS encoding YesL family protein, whose protein sequence is MERNWTDTRLYTVTDWIMKLAYINLLWLLFTFAGVVIFGLMPATIALFTIVRQWLEKEGDLSVFKTFFTVFKREFFKANFIGLILAIVGYVLYIDFVYLGVVHGYVHTFLATALVFISLWFAAMVMFIIPVYVHYDLPLLKYFNYAFIISLINPHIVIFMGLLIALTYRLFARIPGLTLFFFASTMATIMMWCALLAFRRMEKKKQVLEKTA, encoded by the coding sequence ATGGAAAGAAACTGGACTGACACACGGTTATATACAGTAACCGACTGGATCATGAAACTAGCCTATATAAACTTACTATGGCTGCTATTCACATTTGCTGGTGTAGTAATCTTTGGGCTAATGCCTGCTACCATCGCTCTTTTTACAATTGTAAGACAGTGGTTGGAGAAAGAGGGAGACCTTTCAGTATTTAAAACCTTTTTCACAGTATTTAAAAGGGAGTTTTTCAAAGCGAATTTCATAGGCCTCATTCTTGCTATTGTAGGGTATGTGTTATATATAGATTTTGTCTATTTAGGTGTCGTTCATGGCTATGTTCATACATTCCTTGCCACAGCCCTCGTGTTTATTTCACTCTGGTTTGCGGCGATGGTGATGTTCATTATTCCTGTCTATGTTCATTATGATTTACCATTGTTAAAATATTTCAACTATGCCTTTATTATTTCCCTAATCAACCCACATATCGTGATTTTTATGGGGCTATTAATAGCCCTTACTTATAGATTGTTCGCACGTATACCAGGGTTGACTCTTTTCTTTTTCGCAAGTACAATGGCTACTATTATGATGTGGTGTGCGTTACTTGCTTTCAGGCGGATGGAAAAGAAGAAGCAGGTGCTGGAAAAGACAGCGTAA
- the allB gene encoding allantoinase AllB, with amino-acid sequence MIHAIINGRVFDGADFTYKALLIKNGVIQSIVAPDCPEVTQAAILYDAKGAFVLPGFIDVHVHFNEPGRTVWEGFRTGSAGAAAGGITTVCDMPLNSHPSANNAGTLQLKEQSLHHQSFIDFALWGGMTADMSHNEKALQAMQDVGIIGFKGFLSESGISDFKRLDHHSLPQAMAFCGETNTILALHAELEDILTHYDLSQSGRKDAAAFLESRPVDAELEAVDIVLDYSAKYNTPLHIVHVSHPDVVERLFSAKKTGVNVSIETCPHYLLFTDEDFLREGPLLKSTPPLRDKDSVEGLWEKIHQGKIDIISSDHSPCPPAMKQRGINNIWQAWSGIQSVQFGIPAFISCALRRGFSLTDMLPLLTNNAAQRFPYLHEQGRIQPGKKANLTIYDPTIDTHVTSDDILFRHKYSPYVGREIKGAIKATFVNGQCVYKAEEGIVVDEPFGKNLASL; translated from the coding sequence ATGATTCACGCGATTATTAACGGGAGAGTGTTTGACGGGGCTGACTTCACCTATAAAGCACTCCTTATTAAAAATGGTGTTATTCAATCTATCGTAGCACCCGACTGTCCTGAAGTTACGCAAGCAGCCATCCTTTACGATGCAAAAGGAGCATTTGTTTTGCCCGGTTTTATCGATGTTCATGTACATTTTAATGAACCTGGTAGAACGGTATGGGAAGGGTTTAGAACAGGGAGTGCTGGGGCAGCAGCAGGGGGCATCACGACCGTATGTGATATGCCGTTAAATAGTCATCCATCTGCAAACAATGCTGGCACTTTACAGCTTAAAGAACAATCGTTACACCATCAATCTTTTATAGATTTTGCTCTTTGGGGTGGCATGACTGCTGATATGTCCCATAATGAAAAAGCGTTACAAGCCATGCAAGACGTTGGAATTATAGGGTTTAAAGGGTTTTTATCCGAGAGCGGGATTAGCGATTTTAAACGGTTAGATCATCATTCCCTTCCCCAAGCAATGGCATTTTGCGGGGAAACGAATACGATTCTTGCCTTGCATGCGGAGTTAGAAGACATATTAACCCATTATGATTTAAGCCAGAGTGGTCGGAAAGACGCAGCAGCTTTTCTTGAAAGTAGACCAGTAGATGCAGAACTAGAAGCGGTTGATATTGTCTTAGATTATTCCGCAAAATATAACACACCCCTTCATATTGTCCACGTCAGTCATCCTGATGTGGTAGAGCGTCTATTTAGCGCAAAGAAAACAGGTGTGAATGTTTCCATTGAGACATGTCCTCACTACCTCTTATTTACGGACGAGGATTTTCTTCGAGAAGGCCCTCTTCTTAAATCTACGCCGCCATTACGGGATAAAGATAGCGTTGAGGGGCTTTGGGAAAAGATTCATCAAGGAAAAATCGACATTATTAGTTCAGACCATTCCCCTTGTCCACCAGCTATGAAGCAAAGGGGGATAAACAATATTTGGCAAGCATGGAGCGGTATTCAAAGTGTTCAATTTGGTATTCCGGCCTTTATCAGTTGTGCATTAAGGCGAGGATTTTCGTTGACTGATATGTTACCCCTTCTGACCAATAATGCAGCGCAACGATTCCCATATCTTCACGAGCAAGGAAGAATCCAGCCTGGGAAAAAAGCCAATTTGACCATCTATGACCCTACAATCGACACTCACGTTACGTCTGATGACATCCTTTTTCGTCATAAATATTCTCCCTATGTAGGCAGAGAAATCAAAGGGGCTATTAAAGCTACCTTCGTTAATGGCCAGTGTGTGTATAAAGCTGAAGAAGGTATCGTTGTTGATGAACCATTCGGTAAAAACTTAGCTAGCCTCTAA
- a CDS encoding MFS transporter, translating to MQQKILQKSKKVFQPFKQFNKMIYLLLAAHFLASMARFGTIPFIAVFLHNAHGYSASEAAVIIALSPLASMLFGIPSGWMSDRIGLKKMYPVSLLIIAISLSLYGLAQSYILFCLIATLSGIGFAISNVSNKALFVTNIEEHQRTVALSWHYWVFNFGGAVGPLIAIYLVNAGESAFSLHFFASLMFFTFLGSFLLFRNSKASGDERKKQEKTESTEFAKKRLNKQPVFVLFKNKALLLMASSYFFIFFLPAQLDATIPIYLDDKFTDGIQLFGNLLILNTVLIIVGQPFISILLRKLNSTSVITIGSMAFTASPAFFLIGDTPLYWYIGIVLMTIGEMFIAPTMETLTAAIAKKGYEATYFSVVMMGGNLSFVAAPLIGGVILDYLPAPFLFIASIVTCLATGLFLLLTDMSTKKQHGRRANTPSLVIKATSQKKM from the coding sequence ATGCAACAAAAAATTCTTCAAAAGTCCAAAAAGGTATTCCAACCTTTCAAACAATTTAACAAAATGATCTATCTCTTACTGGCAGCACATTTTTTGGCTTCCATGGCACGCTTCGGTACAATCCCCTTTATTGCCGTTTTTCTACATAATGCCCATGGATATTCCGCTTCCGAAGCCGCCGTCATCATTGCTCTATCCCCCCTCGCTTCCATGCTTTTCGGCATTCCTAGCGGCTGGATGAGCGACCGGATCGGTCTAAAAAAAATGTACCCCGTCTCCCTTTTGATCATCGCAATCAGTTTGTCCCTCTATGGGCTTGCCCAATCGTACATACTCTTTTGCCTTATCGCCACTTTAAGCGGCATCGGCTTCGCAATCTCCAATGTATCAAACAAAGCCCTCTTTGTTACAAATATCGAAGAACATCAAAGAACGGTAGCTTTGAGCTGGCATTATTGGGTGTTTAACTTTGGAGGGGCGGTTGGGCCGTTAATTGCGATTTATCTCGTCAATGCCGGGGAATCTGCGTTCTCGTTGCACTTCTTTGCATCCCTCATGTTTTTTACTTTTTTAGGCAGTTTTTTACTGTTTCGAAACAGCAAAGCTAGTGGAGATGAAAGAAAAAAACAGGAAAAAACGGAAAGCACAGAGTTTGCCAAGAAACGCCTGAACAAACAACCAGTGTTCGTTTTATTTAAAAATAAAGCGTTGCTACTTATGGCATCGAGCTACTTCTTTATTTTTTTTCTGCCAGCACAACTAGACGCCACAATCCCAATTTATTTAGATGATAAGTTCACGGATGGCATCCAACTATTCGGTAATTTGCTTATATTAAATACCGTCCTAATTATTGTAGGCCAGCCGTTCATAAGTATACTTCTTAGAAAATTGAACTCAACATCTGTCATTACCATTGGTAGTATGGCGTTTACAGCTAGTCCCGCTTTTTTTCTTATTGGAGACACTCCACTCTATTGGTATATTGGTATCGTACTCATGACCATCGGTGAGATGTTTATCGCGCCGACAATGGAAACTTTAACCGCCGCGATTGCAAAAAAAGGTTATGAAGCGACGTATTTCTCAGTTGTCATGATGGGAGGAAATCTATCGTTCGTCGCTGCTCCTTTGATTGGTGGCGTCATTCTTGATTATCTTCCAGCACCATTTTTATTCATTGCTAGTATCGTCACGTGTTTGGCAACCGGTTTATTCTTACTACTTACGGACATGAGCACGAAAAAACAACACGGGAGGAGAGCCAATACCCCATCCCTTGTAATAAAGGCTACTTCACAAAAGAAAATGTAA
- a CDS encoding ABC transporter ATP-binding protein produces MSVLLDVKDLQTHFISKKQTVKAVDGIDITIRRGETVALVGESGSGKSMTSLSLMQLVPSPGGKIVGGEVNFNGKDLLSLKEKEMRKVRGNEISMIFQEPMTSLNPVLTIGEQLMEVLRYHKKMTKEQARKKAVELLKIVGFSRAEDMIKDYPHRLSGGMRQRVMIAMAMSCDPKLLIADEPTTALDVTIQAQILELMKDLTNQFDTAILLITHDLGVVSEIANHVVVMYAGQVVENAPVDKLFDEPLHPYTQGLLDSIPAIEGKIDRLKSIKGNVPLPDEMPKGCRFAPRCPKVFDKCLTANPELLKMAPGQKVRCFLYDQKGEETT; encoded by the coding sequence GTGTCCGTATTATTAGATGTGAAAGATTTACAAACGCATTTTATTAGTAAAAAGCAAACGGTTAAAGCAGTAGATGGCATTGATATTACAATAAGGCGCGGAGAAACAGTGGCCTTGGTAGGTGAGTCTGGTTCTGGTAAGAGTATGACCTCTCTTTCTCTTATGCAACTTGTTCCGTCTCCAGGTGGGAAAATAGTTGGAGGTGAAGTGAATTTTAACGGTAAAGATTTACTTTCATTAAAGGAAAAAGAGATGAGAAAGGTTCGTGGTAATGAAATATCCATGATATTCCAGGAGCCGATGACTTCCTTGAACCCTGTTTTGACGATTGGCGAGCAATTGATGGAAGTGCTACGCTACCACAAAAAAATGACGAAAGAGCAAGCGAGAAAAAAAGCAGTTGAATTATTGAAAATCGTCGGGTTTTCCCGGGCTGAAGACATGATTAAAGATTATCCTCACCGGCTTTCAGGTGGTATGAGACAACGTGTCATGATTGCGATGGCAATGAGTTGTGATCCGAAGCTTCTTATCGCAGACGAGCCGACTACTGCCCTGGACGTAACTATTCAGGCCCAAATTCTTGAATTAATGAAAGACTTAACGAACCAATTTGATACGGCTATTTTACTCATTACTCATGATTTAGGTGTTGTGTCAGAAATCGCCAATCATGTAGTTGTTATGTATGCGGGACAAGTGGTGGAGAATGCTCCAGTAGATAAGTTGTTTGATGAACCACTACATCCTTATACGCAAGGGTTACTAGATTCTATTCCTGCTATAGAAGGCAAAATAGACCGACTGAAATCAATCAAAGGAAATGTTCCTCTTCCAGACGAGATGCCTAAGGGATGCCGTTTTGCACCGAGATGTCCTAAGGTATTTGACAAATGCTTGACTGCCAACCCTGAGCTGCTAAAAATGGCACCAGGACAAAAGGTGCGATGCTTTTTGTATGATCAAAAAGGAGAGGAAACCACATGA
- a CDS encoding ABC transporter ATP-binding protein, whose amino-acid sequence MTHNPNVTIDTQPQENFNGTHSDNILEVTNLKKHFPIKTGVLQRETGVVKAVDGAHFSVKKGETIGIVGESGCGKSTTGRTIIRLYEPTEGQIIYKGHDIAHLKEREMRNTIRRDIQMIFQDPFASLNPRKTLGSILYEPFKVHKMYSHKEREERIGELLETVGLDASFKSRYPHEFSGGQRQRIGIARALTTQPDLIIADEPVSALDVSIQAQIINLLEDLQDDLGLTYVFISHDLSVVRHIADRVGVMYLGNMMELASKEDLYAEPLHPYTRALLSAVPVPRKKGAEKREKIVLQGDLPSPSNPPAGCVFHTRCPEAMEECKKVVPAFEEKRQNHFVACHLYKKA is encoded by the coding sequence ATGACACACAATCCTAATGTCACCATAGATACTCAACCACAAGAGAACTTCAACGGCACTCATTCAGATAATATTTTAGAAGTAACTAATTTAAAAAAGCATTTCCCAATCAAAACAGGGGTCTTGCAACGGGAAACAGGGGTTGTGAAAGCTGTTGACGGTGCCCATTTTTCAGTTAAAAAAGGCGAAACAATCGGAATTGTTGGGGAATCAGGCTGTGGCAAATCCACAACCGGCCGAACGATTATTAGACTGTACGAGCCTACGGAAGGGCAGATCATATACAAAGGCCATGATATTGCCCACTTAAAAGAGAGAGAAATGAGAAACACGATACGTCGTGATATACAAATGATTTTTCAAGACCCTTTCGCTTCCTTAAACCCTCGTAAAACATTAGGGAGCATTTTATATGAACCATTTAAAGTACATAAAATGTATAGCCACAAGGAACGAGAAGAACGAATAGGGGAGCTCCTTGAGACGGTAGGGTTAGACGCTTCCTTTAAAAGTAGATACCCTCATGAGTTTTCAGGGGGACAACGGCAGCGAATCGGTATTGCAAGGGCTTTGACGACTCAGCCGGATTTAATTATTGCTGATGAGCCGGTCTCCGCGTTGGATGTGTCTATCCAAGCGCAGATCATTAATTTGCTTGAAGATTTGCAAGATGATTTAGGATTGACGTATGTTTTTATTTCACACGATTTAAGTGTCGTTCGTCATATTGCCGACAGAGTTGGCGTAATGTATTTAGGGAATATGATGGAACTAGCTTCAAAGGAAGATCTTTATGCTGAGCCGCTTCATCCTTATACGAGAGCGCTATTATCAGCTGTGCCAGTACCGAGGAAAAAAGGGGCAGAAAAGCGAGAAAAGATTGTATTACAAGGTGATTTGCCAAGCCCATCAAATCCACCAGCAGGCTGTGTATTCCATACGAGATGCCCAGAGGCAATGGAAGAGTGTAAAAAAGTAGTGCCAGCTTTTGAAGAAAAGCGACAAAACCACTTTGTTGCGTGTCATTTATATAAGAAAGCTTAA
- a CDS encoding peptide-binding protein, translating into MRGKKHIWSLAAVMLAMSVLLAACGGDNNLEEAMQDERNNEENNNTEGHANNDKADGEPQEGGDITIGVISDPVMFLPTHTQDSASSDVEEMLFNQLVRVDENIEMQKELAVDWEESDDGLTYTFEIHEGVTFHDGEPLTAEDVEFTFNIFLDEDYTGPRAGNFRALEEVEALDETTIEFRLSEPDARFISNLGGDAGILPKHLLEDVDATELEEHDFARNPIGSGPFQFDSWQDGQYVQLTAYEDYWEGAPHLERITFSIVGDQNALMAQIEGGDVDVGIVPATDYSTAEGWEEQGLVNLQSTLGYQYNYMGYNLRLDMFSDKETRQALTHAIDRQTIIDQVGQGQGEVAHGPVSPLSWAYPDEMPEFEYDPEKARELLAEAGWEEGADGILERDGERFSFTLKTNSGNQIREDISVVVQSMLNEVGVEVEVEYVEWGAFIDQINPPNFDFDAVVLGWSLGTDPDPRAIWHSEEIEAGLNNIGYARDDVDELIDKNVLIVDQDERAEALDEIFQMIAEDQPYTFLYYPNDLKVIPTNLEGFVHHPRLNFYRVQDWYYSE; encoded by the coding sequence TTGAGAGGGAAAAAACATATTTGGAGTTTAGCAGCGGTCATGCTAGCTATGTCTGTGTTGCTAGCTGCATGTGGTGGAGACAACAATTTGGAAGAAGCGATGCAAGACGAACGAAACAATGAAGAAAATAACAATACAGAAGGTCATGCTAATAATGATAAGGCCGATGGTGAGCCGCAAGAAGGCGGGGATATCACGATTGGTGTCATTAGTGATCCGGTTATGTTCTTGCCGACCCACACGCAAGATTCGGCTAGTAGCGATGTTGAAGAAATGCTATTTAATCAGCTCGTCCGTGTCGATGAAAATATTGAAATGCAGAAAGAGTTAGCGGTCGATTGGGAGGAATCAGATGATGGTTTAACGTATACTTTCGAAATTCATGAAGGCGTTACTTTCCATGATGGGGAACCATTAACGGCTGAAGATGTAGAATTTACGTTTAATATTTTCCTTGATGAAGACTATACGGGCCCGCGTGCTGGTAATTTCAGAGCCCTTGAAGAAGTAGAAGCACTTGATGAAACAACTATTGAGTTCCGTTTAAGTGAACCTGATGCCCGATTTATTAGTAACCTTGGTGGAGATGCTGGAATATTGCCTAAGCATCTTCTTGAGGATGTGGATGCCACCGAACTTGAAGAACATGACTTTGCGCGTAATCCAATTGGCTCTGGTCCATTTCAATTTGATTCATGGCAAGATGGTCAATACGTTCAGTTGACAGCGTATGAAGATTATTGGGAAGGTGCTCCTCATTTAGAGCGGATTACGTTTAGTATTGTCGGTGATCAAAACGCGCTAATGGCGCAGATTGAAGGCGGTGACGTAGACGTAGGCATCGTGCCTGCTACGGATTATTCAACAGCTGAAGGCTGGGAAGAGCAAGGGTTAGTTAATTTACAATCGACGTTAGGGTATCAGTATAATTATATGGGGTATAACCTTCGTTTGGATATGTTCTCAGATAAAGAAACACGTCAAGCGTTAACCCATGCCATTGATCGGCAAACGATTATCGATCAAGTTGGTCAAGGACAAGGTGAAGTGGCTCATGGTCCTGTTAGTCCACTTAGCTGGGCTTATCCAGATGAGATGCCAGAATTTGAATATGATCCGGAGAAAGCCCGTGAATTACTGGCGGAGGCTGGTTGGGAAGAAGGGGCAGACGGTATTCTTGAGCGGGACGGTGAACGCTTCTCATTTACGTTAAAAACGAATTCAGGTAACCAAATTCGTGAAGATATCTCCGTTGTCGTCCAGTCGATGTTAAACGAAGTAGGGGTAGAAGTAGAAGTGGAGTACGTAGAGTGGGGAGCATTCATTGATCAGATAAACCCACCAAACTTTGACTTTGATGCCGTCGTACTAGGATGGTCTTTAGGGACAGACCCTGATCCACGTGCAATATGGCATTCAGAGGAAATCGAAGCAGGGCTAAATAATATTGGGTATGCTCGTGATGATGTAGATGAATTGATCGATAAAAACGTCTTAATCGTAGATCAAGATGAGCGTGCGGAAGCGCTCGATGAGATTTTTCAAATGATTGCTGAGGATCAGCCATACACGTTCCTTTACTATCCGAACGATTTAAAAGTGATCCCGACAAATCTTGAAGGGTTCGTTCATCACCCACGTTTAAATTTTTATCGAGTACAAGATTGGTATTATTCAGAGTAA
- a CDS encoding ABC transporter permease yields the protein MLSYIIRRVLMAIPILIGISILTFSVMHLAPGSPSSMMMSPDISPEVRVAFEERYGLNDPIPVQYVKWMGAMLQGDMGYSLVKVGMPVNEMIMNRLPNTLILMGASTIIAVLISIPLGIASARRQYSLTDYSVTVAAFVGVATPNFWIGLLLIMFFSVNLGWMPSGGIATLNEPFSIVDRLHHLVMPALVLATADMAGLTRYSRSSMLEVIQQDYMRTAKAKGFKENTVIYKHGLRNGLIPIITIFGLMLPSFFAGSVVVEKVFSWPGIGDLLITSVFQRDYPVVMGITMISAVLVVVGNLLADIAYAIFDPRIEY from the coding sequence ATGCTTTCATATATCATACGACGTGTTCTGATGGCTATCCCTATACTAATCGGTATTTCCATCCTCACGTTTTCGGTCATGCATTTAGCTCCAGGAAGTCCCTCTTCAATGATGATGTCACCTGATATTAGTCCTGAAGTAAGGGTAGCATTTGAAGAAAGATACGGGTTGAACGATCCGATTCCAGTTCAATATGTGAAATGGATGGGAGCGATGCTTCAAGGCGATATGGGGTATTCACTTGTTAAAGTGGGTATGCCTGTGAATGAAATGATTATGAATCGATTGCCAAACACACTGATTCTTATGGGAGCTTCTACTATTATAGCAGTCTTGATTTCAATTCCATTAGGAATCGCTTCTGCCCGTAGACAATATTCATTAACTGATTACTCAGTGACAGTGGCTGCATTTGTAGGAGTAGCTACACCAAACTTTTGGATCGGACTATTATTAATTATGTTTTTCTCTGTTAATCTAGGGTGGATGCCTTCAGGAGGCATTGCCACGTTAAATGAACCGTTTAGTATTGTGGATAGGCTTCACCATCTCGTAATGCCGGCCTTAGTATTGGCCACCGCTGATATGGCAGGGCTCACTCGATACAGTCGCTCCAGTATGCTTGAGGTCATTCAACAAGATTACATGCGGACGGCTAAAGCGAAAGGATTTAAAGAAAATACGGTCATTTACAAGCATGGGTTGCGTAATGGTTTAATTCCGATTATTACGATTTTCGGGTTGATGTTGCCGTCCTTCTTTGCTGGCTCTGTTGTTGTGGAAAAAGTTTTTTCTTGGCCAGGAATTGGTGATTTACTCATTACATCGGTTTTCCAACGTGATTACCCAGTTGTAATGGGAATCACCATGATCTCCGCCGTGTTAGTGGTGGTCGGGAATCTCTTGGCAGACATTGCTTATGCCATCTTTGACCCGAGAATTGAGTATTAA